The Thermodesulfovibrio sp. 3462-1 genome contains the following window.
GATTCGGGAGAAATAAAACCGATTGAGACAAGATTTTCTCTTTCCTATTCTTATACAGACCAGGATAAATGGAAAGGTCCTGGAGAAATTGGACCCAGAAACAATATAAATTTTACTTTTGTTCAGCCAATTGGAAAAAACATAGAGATTAAAATCTGGGGAAACTTCAATGAAATAAGACATCATAAGTATCGTTATTTAACTTATCAACAAATAAAAAACCTGGATAGATACTATCGTCTTGATTTTAACAGTTCAATAACCGGCAACCCGAGTCAGGATTATCTTTATTACAAATTTAACGAGGAATATCACAAAAACAGAGATCTTTTTATGTCAATTGCTGCAAAAATAACGAATAACATGAAAATTATTTTGAAGCCCTACATTTCAAAAGAAGATGCCAAAATATGGGATGGTTCTAACAATATTCAGGGTCAGCCAGGTGTTCAGAAAAGAACAAGAGATATTGAAAGAGAGGGTATCATAGCAGAGATTGCCATTGATTTTAATAAAATTAAAGCAACTGCAGGATATCACTATGAAGCAAATGATATGAATATTTACTCTGAAAACTACCGGATTAATCCAGGTGGTAGCCTGAAGTACGAAGGTTATGGAGTTATGGCAACTACTGGAAAAACCTATGTTTACAGTCCCTACTTTAAAGTTGCAGGAACCATAAATAAATTCAACTGGCAGGCAGGTATTAAATATTTTAAATTTAAAGATTCAGCCAGTGAGGGATATATAACTGAGTTTGATAATAGAGGCAATCCTGTATTAAAAAGAGCGCCATACCTTGATAGAAAAGCAGAGACATATGATATATGGCTTCCAACAGCTGGTGTATCCTATATTTTTAATGAAAACATAGAAGTATATTTAAGTTATGGCAGAAACTATATAAGACCATATGCCTATATGCCAATTATAAATACATATAACAGACTTTACAGGCAATTTGTAGCTGCTGGGATTCCTTTAAGTGAATTATTTAAAAATAGAGACATTGAAAAGTCTGACAATATTGACATAGGCTTAAGATTTCATATGGATTTCATAGAGGTAAATCCAACAATTTTCTTTTCAAAACATAAAAATCTTTTGACTACTGTTTCAGATCCAAGAGTGCTGGATGCTGGCAAACCTGTAAACTATCAGCAAAACATCGGGAAAGCAAAGGGATATGGCTTTGAAATAGGAACCACTGTTTATGTCTCCGACTGGCTCACATTTTATCTTAATCCCACCTTCAATCGTTTAACCTATGATGGGGATATAACTTACTCAGGTCAAGTGTTTTCAACAGACGGTAAACAGGTGGTGGATGTTCCGAAATGGACTGTTATAGCAGGTATTATCGCAAAATATAAGGACTTTGAAATAATTCCACAGATGCGTTATCTTGGAAAAAGATATGGAAATGCTGAACATAAAGAAAAAATTCCCTCCTATACCGTGTTTGATTTGAAATTAAAATATGTTAAGGAGAAAGTAGGGATGCTCAAGGAATTGAAAATATCTCTTGAGTTTGACAACATCTTTGATAAAAAATATGTTTCTATAATCAAAGCAATGGATGATACTGTATCAGGCACAACTTATGGAGTGGGTGCTCCATTTACAATGAGGAGTTCTATATCATTTGCCTTTTAAGGAGGAGTAGGCAATGAAAAAGATTGCGGTATGTGGGAAAGGTGGCGTTGGTAAAAGTTTTATTGTTTACGCACTTGCAAAAGCTTTTTTAAAGAGAGGAAAGAAAGTTATTGTTGTTGAGTCTGATGAAAGCAATCAAACACTTTACAGGCTTTTTGGTTTCAATGAACCTCCCTCTTCGTTTATGGATTTTCTTGGAGGTAAAAAAAGTGTGCAGCAAAGTATGATCAAGAGATTTCAGTCTGGAGTAAAAGAGCCAAAAATGAGCTTAATTGAGAAGGATACATTCAGCATTAATGATATTCCAGCAGAATTTATCAAAAAAGATGGCAATCTGGCTATAGTTAGCATAGGAAAGATTAAAGAACCTATGGAAGGATGTGCTTGTCCAATGGGAGTCGTAAGCAGGGAGTTTATTGAAAAAATTGAGTTAGAGGATAATGAAGTTATGCTTGTTGATACAGAAGCTGGTGTGGAGCATTTTGGAAGAGGGATAGAAAAGGGGATTGATACAGTTATAGTAGTTGCAGAGCCCTATCTTGACTCTATTGAAGTTGCTGAGAAGGCAATTGGACTTGCTAAAAAGATGGGTAAAAATGTTTATTTTATTATCAACAAAATGCCTGCTAACATTGAAAATAAGGTTAAAGAAATAATTCAGAAAAAAGGGTTGCCTCTCTCAGGCATAATACACTTTTCACCTGATGTTTATAGTTTTTCAATTGATGGAAAAGTTCCAGAAACTTCAGATGCCTTCAGAGAAGTTGAGGAGTTTTTAGAGAGTATTAATATAGGATTATAAATTCAGATTAATTGAATATG
Protein-coding sequences here:
- a CDS encoding TonB-dependent receptor, translated to MVIRDWNKITRALKETLKMDIELIKDLTRSRSWKNFLSRGVEKSFQTLSFIMFVLSPILPVFAEEKDAKLEEIVVTGKKIVVPTKQTGETVYTGTEITTKGIELSGERGKTNVYEAISILPGVVFESADANNLATEQAQIRIRGVRGDLGAMTVEGIPNYGGNPMGPRAYIYDLENFQSIAVYKGAVPADLGSGVGNRGGAIELRPLWAQKEMGLKLSQSVSSFEYRKTYFRFDSGEIKPIETRFSLSYSYTDQDKWKGPGEIGPRNNINFTFVQPIGKNIEIKIWGNFNEIRHHKYRYLTYQQIKNLDRYYRLDFNSSITGNPSQDYLYYKFNEEYHKNRDLFMSIAAKITNNMKIILKPYISKEDAKIWDGSNNIQGQPGVQKRTRDIEREGIIAEIAIDFNKIKATAGYHYEANDMNIYSENYRINPGGSLKYEGYGVMATTGKTYVYSPYFKVAGTINKFNWQAGIKYFKFKDSASEGYITEFDNRGNPVLKRAPYLDRKAETYDIWLPTAGVSYIFNENIEVYLSYGRNYIRPYAYMPIINTYNRLYRQFVAAGIPLSELFKNRDIEKSDNIDIGLRFHMDFIEVNPTIFFSKHKNLLTTVSDPRVLDAGKPVNYQQNIGKAKGYGFEIGTTVYVSDWLTFYLNPTFNRLTYDGDITYSGQVFSTDGKQVVDVPKWTVIAGIIAKYKDFEIIPQMRYLGKRYGNAEHKEKIPSYTVFDLKLKYVKEKVGMLKELKISLEFDNIFDKKYVSIIKAMDDTVSGTTYGVGAPFTMRSSISFAF
- a CDS encoding P-loop NTPase, whose amino-acid sequence is MKKIAVCGKGGVGKSFIVYALAKAFLKRGKKVIVVESDESNQTLYRLFGFNEPPSSFMDFLGGKKSVQQSMIKRFQSGVKEPKMSLIEKDTFSINDIPAEFIKKDGNLAIVSIGKIKEPMEGCACPMGVVSREFIEKIELEDNEVMLVDTEAGVEHFGRGIEKGIDTVIVVAEPYLDSIEVAEKAIGLAKKMGKNVYFIINKMPANIENKVKEIIQKKGLPLSGIIHFSPDVYSFSIDGKVPETSDAFREVEEFLESINIGL